In Candidatus Bathyarchaeota archaeon, a single genomic region encodes these proteins:
- a CDS encoding ABC transporter ATP-binding protein — MGSLRLVDISKRFDRVEALKDVDLEIYDGEYVVVLGPTGAGKTTLLRIIAGLLRQDNGEVYINEVQVDDLPPEERGVALFFQNFALFPHMTVLDNVAFSLRVKGLSLEESERKAMDILRMVHLDHRAYSYPRELSGGMQQRVALARTIAAGVDILLLDEPLSQLDAKIKSEIQYELRDLAKSLGLTVLHVTNDVEEALAVADRIAILNKGEIVQVGTPVEIMENPKTAFVASFIAEMNLMEGVVEESSENRVVVDIGGGFKVESSRNGFKKGELVIVGVKPSSFKIGGDGKNGLTGKVEDWVFSFGFRRVTVQLDNGSRVSVKTERKDIKRGSPISLTVDPRDVYLFPYLKGGLRTVLAEVSGVF; from the coding sequence ATGGGAAGTCTTAGGCTCGTCGACATCTCGAAGCGGTTCGATAGGGTCGAGGCTCTTAAAGATGTGGATTTGGAGATTTATGACGGAGAGTATGTGGTGGTTCTCGGCCCGACAGGAGCGGGTAAGACTACACTTCTCAGGATAATAGCCGGTCTTCTGAGACAGGATAACGGCGAAGTCTACATAAACGAGGTTCAGGTAGATGACCTTCCACCGGAGGAGCGGGGTGTTGCATTATTCTTTCAGAACTTCGCTCTTTTCCCACATATGACGGTACTCGATAACGTCGCCTTCAGTTTAAGGGTTAAGGGGTTAAGCCTTGAAGAGTCTGAGAGGAAAGCGATGGACATCCTCAGGATGGTGCATCTAGACCATAGGGCCTATTCGTATCCTCGGGAACTCAGCGGAGGTATGCAGCAGAGGGTTGCCTTGGCTAGAACCATAGCCGCGGGCGTGGATATACTGCTTTTAGACGAGCCGCTCAGCCAGCTAGACGCTAAGATAAAATCTGAGATTCAATACGAGCTTAGAGACCTTGCCAAGAGCCTTGGGCTGACGGTTCTTCATGTAACTAACGACGTCGAGGAGGCCTTAGCCGTAGCCGACCGCATAGCGATTCTTAACAAGGGTGAAATAGTCCAGGTAGGTACTCCGGTGGAGATTATGGAGAATCCAAAAACGGCCTTCGTAGCAAGCTTCATAGCCGAGATGAACCTCATGGAAGGCGTCGTCGAGGAGTCTTCAGAGAACAGGGTGGTAGTGGATATCGGCGGAGGATTTAAGGTCGAATCTTCTAGGAACGGCTTCAAAAAAGGTGAGCTAGTGATCGTCGGCGTTAAACCGAGCAGTTTCAAGATCGGTGGAGACGGTAAAAATGGTCTAACAGGTAAGGTTGAGGACTGGGTTTTCTCCTTCGGCTTTAGGAGGGTAACTGTTCAGCTGGATAATGGTTCTAGAGTATCCGTTAAGACTGAGAGGAAGGATATCAAGAGGGGAAGTCCCATCTCACTGACCGTAGACCCTAGAGACGTCTACTTGTTCCCCTATCTTAAGGGAGGCTTAAGAACGGTGTTAGCTGAGGTCTCGGGGGTTTTCTGA
- a CDS encoding 30S ribosomal protein S30e: MPTHGSLTKAGKVRSQTPKIPGRPRKFPPPKVRNRRNYVKRLILNRKPGQNWMLGRRR; this comes from the coding sequence ATGCCAACCCATGGAAGCCTGACTAAAGCCGGTAAGGTTAGAAGCCAGACTCCTAAGATACCTGGTAGGCCTAGAAAGTTCCCACCGCCTAAGGTTAGAAATAGGAGAAACTATGTTAAACGCCTTATACTGAATAGAAAGCCTGGTCAAAACTGGATGCTAGGAAGAAGACGATAG
- a CDS encoding dihydroorotate dehydrogenase electron transfer subunit translates to MSTNINFRRIVKLVRVVEENPRVKTFWFKDALCSKAKPGQFVMVWIIGVDEIPLSLSTIGDLCSVTVAKVGDATEAMHRLKPDALIGVRGPYGNGFKIVKGRVAVVAGGVGLATLLPLVDKLKDYGCWIEVFLGFRSKHDVFQLARVERAVRPNGAVMIATDDGSIGFKGLVSELFEMHLKRSKPSYDVVYTCGPLAMIRRVYELCEAWNLKIQASLEAYMKCGIGICGSCCIGPYRVCKDGPVFSAPQLRKMPELGLYKRGPDGVKIPL, encoded by the coding sequence GTGAGTACGAATATCAACTTTAGACGGATAGTAAAACTCGTCCGAGTCGTCGAAGAAAACCCGCGGGTTAAAACGTTCTGGTTTAAAGACGCTCTATGCTCGAAGGCTAAGCCCGGTCAGTTCGTTATGGTCTGGATAATCGGGGTCGATGAGATACCCCTAAGTCTCTCCACGATAGGAGATTTATGCAGCGTAACTGTCGCTAAAGTCGGCGATGCAACCGAGGCTATGCATAGGCTAAAGCCGGATGCCCTCATAGGCGTAAGAGGACCCTACGGTAACGGATTCAAGATCGTTAAAGGTCGCGTAGCCGTGGTGGCAGGCGGTGTAGGACTGGCTACCTTACTACCTTTGGTGGATAAGCTTAAAGACTATGGATGCTGGATCGAAGTGTTTCTAGGATTTAGAAGCAAACACGATGTCTTCCAACTAGCTAGGGTCGAGAGAGCGGTGAGACCGAACGGTGCTGTCATGATAGCGACGGATGATGGTAGCATCGGGTTTAAAGGCCTGGTCTCCGAGCTCTTCGAGATGCATTTGAAGAGGTCTAAACCTAGCTATGATGTGGTTTATACGTGTGGTCCACTGGCTATGATACGTAGGGTCTACGAGCTATGTGAGGCATGGAATCTAAAGATTCAGGCGAGCCTAGAGGCGTACATGAAATGCGGAATAGGCATATGCGGAAGTTGCTGTATAGGACCTTATAGAGTTTGCAAAGACGGCCCCGTCTTTTCAGCTCCTCAGCTGAGGAAGATGCCTGAACTAGGTTTGTACAAACGTGGTCCAGACGGCGTAAAGATACCCTTATAG
- a CDS encoding dihydroorotate dehydrogenase, with the protein MSIEPTLNVETLGLRFRNPLILAAGILGLTAPILKRVIESGAGGVVTKSIGLKPRKGHPNPTIVDLDFGLLNSMGLPNPGLEEFMKELETLRGLEAPIILSIYAFSEDELVEIGRIVSDFDVVSAVELNVSCPHVDGISEIAKNPVLVESYVRALKRHLDKPVIVKLSPNVSDIVRIAEAAVDGGADALTAINTVRAMSIDIEVGRPVLAGIFGGLSGPAIRPIAVRCVYEITESLNVPVFGCGGIETAHDVIEFLMAGATAVQLGSVIARGGLRVFKRILKGLKDFLERRGYSSIDEVRGLAHRR; encoded by the coding sequence ATGTCTATAGAACCTACGTTGAATGTGGAAACGCTGGGTTTGCGGTTTAGGAACCCCCTCATATTAGCCGCTGGAATACTGGGTTTGACGGCTCCTATTCTCAAAAGAGTTATCGAATCTGGAGCTGGAGGAGTTGTCACCAAGTCCATAGGGCTCAAGCCTAGAAAAGGCCATCCAAACCCCACGATCGTCGACCTAGACTTCGGGCTCCTTAACTCTATGGGATTGCCAAACCCAGGTCTAGAGGAGTTTATGAAAGAACTAGAGACGCTTAGAGGCTTGGAAGCCCCCATCATATTGAGCATCTACGCGTTCTCGGAGGACGAGTTGGTCGAAATCGGTAGAATCGTCTCAGACTTCGATGTGGTCTCAGCGGTCGAACTCAACGTCTCCTGTCCTCACGTAGATGGTATATCGGAAATCGCTAAAAACCCCGTCCTCGTAGAATCCTATGTTCGAGCACTAAAGAGGCATCTCGATAAGCCTGTCATAGTTAAGCTTTCACCCAACGTTTCCGATATAGTCAGAATCGCCGAGGCGGCTGTAGACGGCGGTGCTGACGCGTTAACGGCCATAAACACTGTTAGAGCCATGAGTATAGACATAGAGGTGGGTAGGCCGGTCTTAGCAGGGATCTTCGGAGGCTTATCAGGTCCAGCTATAAGACCGATAGCGGTTAGATGCGTCTACGAGATCACAGAATCCCTGAACGTACCGGTCTTCGGATGTGGAGGAATAGAGACCGCACATGATGTTATCGAATTCCTGATGGCTGGGGCTACGGCCGTTCAACTCGGTTCGGTCATAGCTAGAGGTGGACTAAGGGTTTTCAAGAGGATACTCAAGGGTTTGAAGGACTTTCTTGAGAGGAGGGGCTATAGTTCCATAGATGAGGTGAGGGGTTTAGCGCACAGGAGGTAG
- a CDS encoding SIMPL domain-containing protein (The SIMPL domain is named for its presence in mouse protein SIMPL (signalling molecule that associates with mouse pelle-like kinase). Bacterial member BP26, from Brucella, was shown to assemble into a channel-like structure, while YggE from E. coli has been associated with resistance to oxidative stress.), which produces MKALEKTKIIFTVVIIVAISTLLLMLTFTPENSAAIDENEEAKSTLSVMGVSSMNVQPDLASVALTVEVKARNASEAMRENAEIMSRVISALKQLGLEDDEIRTRRVGLYPEYFYPKDKPPVLIGYRAVNSITVTTGKFDILGLIIDTAVANGVNKVEGVWFTLSKELQDSVKLQLISSAVENAKLKAEAALEPLGMSITGVKTIEVKETGWYYPVVYKEAAGTAATTPIMPGEIEVTVMVYVVFYIG; this is translated from the coding sequence GTGAAGGCTTTAGAAAAAACCAAGATCATCTTTACCGTGGTTATCATAGTGGCTATCTCAACCTTACTTCTGATGTTGACGTTCACGCCTGAGAACTCCGCAGCTATCGATGAGAATGAAGAAGCTAAATCCACCTTGTCTGTCATGGGAGTGAGCTCCATGAATGTTCAGCCGGATTTGGCTTCGGTAGCGCTCACGGTCGAGGTGAAGGCTAGGAACGCATCGGAAGCTATGCGTGAGAACGCCGAGATAATGTCGAGGGTTATAAGCGCCCTTAAACAGCTAGGTCTGGAAGACGATGAAATAAGGACTAGACGTGTGGGGCTTTATCCAGAGTACTTCTATCCTAAGGATAAACCACCGGTGTTGATAGGATATAGGGCTGTTAACAGTATAACCGTCACCACAGGGAAATTCGATATACTAGGTTTGATAATCGACACCGCAGTAGCAAATGGAGTTAACAAGGTCGAAGGTGTATGGTTTACCCTATCGAAGGAGCTTCAGGACAGCGTTAAACTTCAGCTGATATCTTCAGCTGTAGAGAATGCTAAGCTTAAAGCCGAGGCCGCTTTGGAGCCGCTGGGTATGTCGATCACAGGTGTTAAAACGATCGAGGTTAAGGAGACGGGATGGTATTACCCGGTTGTATACAAAGAAGCCGCCGGAACCGCTGCTACGACTCCGATAATGCCTGGTGAAATCGAGGTTACCGTAATGGTCTACGTAGTTTTCTACATAGGATGA
- a CDS encoding DUF47 family protein has product MSMELLEWFRRRRRTLAIRHIESHLDLTVGCVEALYEAITLSVSGLESPLQKLKELSRKEEEADYVRRDILNELSGSELLPDDKAVLMDLVRRIDWIADWAREAGRIMSIIRIEKLDEELKDNVLRMAERVKECVYMVKKSVTFLLTDVDKALENADRIEKLEEDIDDLYENCRRVFAKAECCRELAIGEVIMVAQFLDALENVADWCENTADQVRVIAVRVSKPGG; this is encoded by the coding sequence GTGAGTATGGAGCTTTTGGAATGGTTCCGTAGACGACGTAGAACCCTGGCCATAAGACATATCGAGTCGCACCTAGACCTAACCGTAGGGTGCGTCGAAGCTTTATATGAGGCTATCACGCTCTCCGTAAGCGGTTTAGAGAGCCCCCTCCAAAAGCTTAAGGAACTTTCTCGCAAGGAAGAGGAGGCCGACTATGTCAGGAGAGATATCCTAAACGAGCTATCGGGTAGCGAACTTTTACCCGATGATAAGGCTGTTTTGATGGACTTGGTTAGGAGAATTGACTGGATAGCCGACTGGGCTAGGGAAGCCGGTAGGATTATGTCCATAATACGGATAGAGAAGCTCGACGAGGAGCTTAAGGACAACGTCTTGAGGATGGCTGAAAGGGTTAAGGAGTGTGTTTACATGGTTAAGAAATCTGTGACTTTTCTATTGACGGATGTGGATAAGGCTCTTGAAAACGCTGACCGGATCGAAAAGCTAGAAGAAGATATAGATGACCTTTACGAGAACTGTCGTAGAGTGTTCGCTAAGGCCGAGTGTTGTAGAGAACTTGCCATAGGTGAAGTCATAATGGTGGCTCAGTTTCTAGACGCTCTCGAGAACGTGGCGGATTGGTGTGAGAACACTGCGGATCAAGTTAGGGTCATAGCCGTTAGGGTTTCAAAACCAGGAGGCTGA
- a CDS encoding substrate-binding domain-containing protein, whose protein sequence is MPQRRRRIIPSEGYLLLLVGILIGFLLFTVISAVFSLEALKSLIPGEKKPTLRVLYTSEKQSWMEEVVPIFVEKFKEEHGYEIRVELTVAGSHETVNLILHGSVKPVVWSPASSIWIPYINYKWKKLGYGYDLVEEWKPVLVTPTVIVTWRSFLEKYKITGFLSLYELAKEGVEFKYGHPDPMLSNGGVTAVLLEIAEAAHKPVDKLTVEDLKDPRVQEIVKTIESKAVYYGKSTGFFGRWAVENGPSAITVFSVYENVVIDNSVKALKKWNDQLVAVYPSFGTILNDHPFAILNAPWVTEEDKAIAEEFIQFLLSKEAQEKAVKHGFRPVRNDVKLDPEVFSPENGVSYALNITFHNPPKGEILDGLFTVWVKLRSRG, encoded by the coding sequence ATGCCTCAGAGAAGACGAAGGATCATACCGTCAGAGGGGTATCTCCTACTTCTGGTGGGGATTCTAATAGGTTTCCTGCTTTTCACGGTTATATCCGCCGTATTTTCGCTTGAGGCTTTGAAATCGCTGATCCCAGGTGAAAAAAAGCCTACTCTACGCGTTCTCTATACAAGTGAAAAACAAAGTTGGATGGAGGAAGTCGTGCCGATATTCGTAGAGAAATTTAAGGAGGAACATGGCTACGAGATAAGGGTTGAGCTTACCGTAGCGGGGTCGCATGAAACAGTCAATCTAATTCTACACGGTTCTGTCAAGCCGGTGGTCTGGAGTCCGGCGTCGAGCATATGGATACCTTACATAAACTATAAGTGGAAGAAACTGGGCTATGGATACGACCTCGTCGAGGAATGGAAGCCGGTCTTAGTAACCCCTACTGTGATAGTAACTTGGCGTTCTTTCCTAGAAAAGTACAAGATCACAGGGTTCCTAAGTCTTTATGAGCTTGCTAAAGAAGGTGTGGAGTTTAAATACGGCCATCCAGACCCGATGTTGAGCAACGGAGGTGTTACCGCTGTTCTACTGGAGATAGCTGAAGCGGCTCACAAACCTGTTGACAAGCTCACGGTCGAAGATCTGAAAGACCCACGGGTTCAGGAGATCGTTAAAACGATAGAGTCTAAGGCCGTCTACTACGGTAAGAGCACCGGGTTTTTCGGTAGGTGGGCAGTAGAGAACGGCCCGTCGGCTATAACGGTTTTCTCGGTCTACGAGAACGTCGTGATAGATAACTCGGTTAAGGCTTTGAAAAAATGGAACGACCAGCTTGTGGCAGTATATCCTAGCTTCGGCACCATACTTAACGACCATCCTTTCGCGATCTTAAATGCACCCTGGGTCACTGAAGAAGATAAGGCTATAGCTGAGGAGTTCATACAGTTCCTCCTCAGTAAAGAGGCTCAGGAAAAGGCGGTAAAACACGGTTTCAGACCGGTTAGAAACGACGTTAAGCTTGATCCAGAGGTCTTTAGCCCAGAAAACGGTGTAAGCTATGCGTTGAACATAACTTTTCACAATCCGCCTAAGGGAGAGATCTTAGATGGCCTCTTTACAGTATGGGTTAAACTTAGGAGTAGAGGGTAG
- a CDS encoding ABC transporter ATP-binding protein produces the protein MPEVKLVNIVKRFGNITALRGINLTVENGEYVCILGPSGCGKTTLLRIIAGLLKPDEGQVYIDGEDVTHKPPEYRGVGFVFQSIALFPHMNSWENVLYGPTVKGLDKNISHRIAREIMRTLKTIDYSGLYPGELSGGIAQMIAIARALATGAKLLLLDEPLGALDPRIRVDLRYELRRIVKGLGLTAIHVTHNQEEALTIADRIVVMRSGMVEAYDTPENLYWHPKNLFVADFIGKVNVLEGFIKKALTGGKALVELTGGISVGVYAKGFSEGDKVVVAVRPENFEILDRSEADKPNLLRGVVTRARFMGDYYRYDVTLESGERVTVNTPLYRSEKIQVRKRENRSWSGSTLRKHLYTPTRRGV, from the coding sequence ATGCCTGAAGTTAAGCTTGTGAACATCGTTAAAAGATTCGGAAACATCACAGCCTTACGTGGGATAAACCTAACGGTAGAGAATGGAGAATATGTATGCATACTCGGCCCGAGCGGATGCGGTAAGACTACACTTCTCAGGATAATAGCCGGTCTGTTGAAGCCCGATGAAGGTCAAGTCTATATAGATGGAGAAGACGTCACCCATAAACCCCCAGAGTATAGGGGGGTAGGCTTTGTATTCCAAAGTATCGCTTTGTTTCCGCATATGAACAGCTGGGAAAACGTCCTTTACGGGCCTACAGTTAAGGGGCTTGATAAGAATATATCCCATAGAATCGCCAGGGAGATCATGAGGACCCTAAAGACCATAGACTATAGCGGCCTATACCCAGGAGAGCTTAGCGGAGGAATAGCTCAGATGATAGCCATAGCTAGAGCGTTGGCCACAGGAGCTAAGCTTTTACTTTTAGACGAGCCTTTGGGTGCGTTAGACCCAAGGATAAGAGTCGACCTAAGATATGAACTCAGGAGGATCGTTAAAGGTCTGGGTTTAACGGCGATACATGTGACGCACAATCAGGAGGAGGCTTTAACCATAGCCGACCGGATCGTAGTCATGCGTAGCGGCATGGTCGAAGCCTACGATACGCCTGAAAACCTGTATTGGCATCCTAAAAACCTATTCGTAGCAGACTTCATAGGCAAAGTCAACGTCTTAGAGGGGTTTATCAAGAAGGCGCTTACCGGAGGCAAAGCTCTCGTAGAGCTCACAGGAGGTATATCGGTCGGAGTATATGCTAAAGGCTTTTCAGAAGGCGACAAAGTCGTCGTAGCCGTAAGACCTGAGAACTTTGAAATCCTAGACCGTTCGGAAGCTGATAAACCAAACTTGTTAAGAGGTGTTGTGACAAGGGCCAGGTTTATGGGCGACTACTACCGATACGATGTCACACTTGAGTCCGGTGAACGTGTAACCGTAAATACCCCGTTATATAGGTCTGAAAAAATTCAGGTGAGAAAAAGGGAGAACCGGTCTTGGTCAGGTTCGACCCTGAGAAAGCACTTGTATACGCCTACCCGAAGAGGGGTATAG
- a CDS encoding adenylosuccinate synthetase: MPCTVIVGGFFGDEGKGKIVAYLALRDKVDATVRTGSVNAGHTVVWRGKTYGLRMVPSAFVYEKCRLYVAPGANVNPQVFLKEVEETGVKGRVWVDRHSSIIEAKHIEEDRATGKRIGTTGQGVGPAIADRVRRIAKLAKDLPELKPYLADVPLELNKILDKDGKVLVEGTQGTFLSLIHGTYPYVTGRDTTASAVCSEAGIGPKRVTDVVVVFKAYVTRVGKGPLEGELSRDEALRRGWLERATVTGRERRAAPFNFDLARRAIMLNTATQLAITKIDILYPECSGARTFEELSSEAKRFIREVEEKLKVPVTLIGTGPGVYDVVDRRF, encoded by the coding sequence ATGCCCTGTACAGTCATCGTAGGAGGTTTTTTCGGAGACGAGGGAAAGGGTAAGATCGTAGCCTACCTAGCCCTCAGGGATAAGGTTGATGCGACTGTCAGAACAGGCTCTGTGAACGCGGGTCACACGGTCGTATGGAGGGGTAAGACTTATGGGCTGAGGATGGTTCCATCGGCTTTCGTCTATGAGAAATGTCGATTATACGTGGCTCCGGGGGCCAACGTTAACCCGCAAGTATTTCTCAAAGAAGTCGAGGAGACAGGTGTTAAGGGAAGGGTCTGGGTAGACAGACATAGCTCGATCATAGAGGCTAAGCATATAGAAGAGGATAGAGCGACGGGTAAGCGTATAGGAACCACCGGGCAAGGTGTCGGACCCGCCATAGCCGATAGGGTACGGCGCATAGCTAAACTTGCTAAAGACTTACCTGAGCTCAAACCGTATCTAGCCGATGTCCCGCTAGAACTTAACAAGATACTCGATAAAGACGGTAAAGTTTTAGTAGAGGGGACTCAAGGGACGTTTCTATCGCTGATTCACGGTACGTATCCCTATGTTACGGGGAGAGATACGACCGCTTCAGCGGTCTGTAGCGAGGCGGGTATAGGACCTAAAAGGGTGACGGATGTCGTGGTAGTGTTTAAAGCCTACGTCACAAGGGTCGGTAAAGGTCCGCTTGAAGGTGAGCTCAGCCGTGATGAGGCTTTAAGGAGAGGGTGGCTGGAGAGGGCGACGGTAACCGGTAGAGAACGGAGAGCCGCACCTTTCAACTTCGACTTAGCTAGAAGAGCTATCATGCTCAATACGGCTACGCAGTTGGCTATAACGAAGATAGATATCCTGTATCCCGAATGCTCAGGGGCAAGGACGTTCGAAGAACTCTCTTCAGAAGCTAAACGTTTCATAAGAGAGGTCGAAGAGAAACTTAAGGTTCCTGTTACGCTCATAGGCACGGGACCAGGCGTCTACGACGTAGTGGACAGAAGGTTCTAA
- a CDS encoding iron ABC transporter permease produces the protein MPTVWRILSKAILCSTMVALAVLVLLPTVFLASFPIVYFDEVRYEVFENPLIGDENLRMIISVLLFSFKLSISAVIIDLMLGIPLAFLLARGRFPGKTLLETLVTLPLVIPTSGFGFASLLTWTTVSGIGGWLGLNRGILETSATIPGTGIPILMLIVHVSLTLPYVVRTLQAKLVELDPVYEDASRTLGATSLTTFRKILLPQILPAVFSGSVLAFARSLGETGATMVVSGVRITAAIAVVRWEFEFKLGAAAFLGLILVLITWLIILPVELLLTGKQGIIKPPPLIYKTGLEKVFLKLESKLSKRGLRNLLYALCVFVMAVLVVIPVIVVAESVVAYWYADPYTGKREGGVVYQLLGPPNYLPAILRATAISLTSAFVSTYISVFLSIPLAYIIERYRFGRVLRAILKIPLVVPSSALGLSTLLMWGPKFMGLITPGIWLIILTHIVFSVPVIVETIIAVYEGSDIKLYEDAARTLGANPYYTAEKISLPVLKEGIITGAILSFTHSLGETGATMIVMGSDIPISALVVNMVESLAIPAALFTSTYLIFISMALIFIFRLTTRRK, from the coding sequence ATGCCGACCGTATGGAGGATCCTTTCTAAGGCTATCTTATGTTCAACCATGGTTGCCTTGGCCGTTTTAGTCCTTCTTCCAACGGTCTTCTTAGCATCGTTTCCGATCGTTTACTTCGACGAGGTTAGATACGAGGTTTTCGAGAATCCATTAATCGGAGACGAAAACCTTAGGATGATAATATCTGTCCTGCTATTTTCGTTTAAACTCTCTATCTCCGCCGTTATCATAGACTTGATGTTGGGAATACCCCTAGCCTTTCTACTGGCTAGGGGAAGATTTCCAGGTAAAACTCTTCTCGAAACTTTGGTAACTCTTCCCTTAGTCATACCGACTTCGGGTTTCGGATTTGCGTCATTATTAACCTGGACCACGGTCTCGGGGATAGGGGGATGGTTAGGTCTAAATAGGGGGATCTTAGAGACTAGTGCGACCATACCGGGTACAGGCATCCCCATCCTCATGCTTATAGTTCACGTGAGCCTCACCCTACCCTATGTCGTTAGGACCCTCCAGGCTAAACTGGTCGAGTTAGATCCTGTCTACGAGGATGCATCTAGGACATTAGGAGCTACTTCCCTCACAACCTTCAGGAAAATCTTATTACCCCAGATACTTCCCGCCGTTTTCTCAGGCTCTGTATTAGCGTTCGCTAGGTCGCTGGGCGAAACGGGAGCAACTATGGTCGTATCGGGTGTTAGGATAACCGCGGCGATAGCTGTCGTTAGGTGGGAGTTTGAGTTTAAGCTTGGTGCTGCGGCATTTTTAGGGCTTATTCTCGTTCTCATAACTTGGCTAATCATACTGCCGGTGGAGCTTCTTTTAACCGGTAAGCAGGGGATAATCAAGCCTCCACCCCTGATATACAAAACCGGCTTAGAGAAGGTTTTCTTAAAACTGGAATCGAAGCTATCGAAAAGGGGGCTTAGAAATCTTTTATATGCCTTATGCGTCTTTGTAATGGCCGTTCTAGTCGTGATCCCTGTCATAGTAGTGGCGGAGTCTGTCGTCGCTTATTGGTACGCAGACCCCTATACCGGTAAGAGGGAGGGAGGCGTGGTCTATCAGCTTTTAGGACCTCCAAACTATCTCCCGGCGATACTTAGGGCTACGGCTATCTCTCTCACCTCAGCGTTTGTATCGACTTACATCTCTGTGTTCTTATCCATACCTCTTGCATACATAATCGAGAGGTATAGATTCGGTAGGGTCTTAAGAGCCATACTGAAGATACCGCTTGTAGTACCTTCCTCAGCCCTAGGATTGTCGACGCTGCTCATGTGGGGTCCTAAATTTATGGGACTCATCACACCCGGTATATGGCTTATAATACTAACGCATATAGTATTCTCCGTTCCGGTGATAGTCGAGACGATCATAGCGGTCTATGAGGGGTCGGACATCAAGCTCTACGAGGATGCTGCTAGAACCCTCGGTGCAAACCCATACTATACGGCTGAGAAGATAAGTCTCCCAGTTCTTAAGGAGGGTATAATAACCGGGGCTATCCTATCGTTCACCCATTCACTAGGCGAGACCGGGGCTACGATGATCGTTATGGGCTCTGATATACCTATATCTGCCCTCGTGGTTAACATGGTCGAGTCTTTAGCTATCCCCGCCGCCCTCTTCACGTCGACATACCTCATATTCATATCCATGGCTCTGATATTCATCTTCAGGCTAACCACTAGAAGGAAGTAG